Proteins from a genomic interval of Enterococcus faecium:
- the glyA gene encoding serine hydroxymethyltransferase yields MVDYKTFDPDLWAAIAKEEERQEHNLELIASENFVSEAVMAAQGSILTNKYAEGYPGHRYYGGCEFVDIVENLAIDRAKELFGAKFANVQPHSGSQANTAAYLALVEPGDTILGMDLSAGGHLTHGSPVNFSGKTYHFVAYGVDPTTEVIDYNVVRILARKHQPKLIVAGASAYGRTIDFAKFREIADEVGAKLMVDMAHIAGLVAAGLHPNPVPYADITTTTTHKTLRGPRGGMILTNDEALAKKINSAVFPGIQGGPLEHVIAGKAVAFKEALDPAFKEYSEQIIANAKAMVKVFNQAIGTRVISGATDNHLMLIDVRELGINGKEAESILDSVNITVNKNSIPFETLSPFKTSGIRIGTPAITTRGFKEEDAVKVAELVVKALQAKDDNAQLDEVKTGVRELTEKFPLHKK; encoded by the coding sequence GTGGTAGATTACAAAACGTTTGACCCTGATCTTTGGGCTGCGATCGCCAAAGAAGAAGAAAGACAAGAACATAATTTGGAGCTGATTGCCTCTGAAAACTTTGTCTCCGAAGCAGTGATGGCTGCACAAGGAAGTATCTTGACAAATAAATACGCAGAAGGTTATCCAGGGCATCGCTATTATGGTGGGTGTGAATTTGTCGATATCGTTGAAAATTTAGCGATTGACCGTGCAAAAGAATTATTCGGAGCGAAATTTGCGAACGTCCAGCCTCACTCCGGCTCTCAAGCCAACACGGCTGCTTATCTCGCTTTGGTAGAACCAGGGGACACGATCTTAGGAATGGATCTTTCCGCAGGCGGACATCTAACACATGGATCACCAGTCAACTTCAGTGGCAAAACCTATCACTTTGTTGCTTACGGTGTTGATCCGACAACAGAAGTTATTGATTATAATGTGGTACGTATTTTAGCTAGAAAACATCAACCAAAATTGATCGTAGCAGGTGCCAGTGCTTACGGACGAACGATCGACTTTGCGAAATTCAGAGAAATCGCAGATGAAGTAGGCGCAAAACTGATGGTAGATATGGCACATATCGCAGGATTAGTAGCAGCAGGACTTCATCCTAATCCAGTTCCTTATGCAGATATCACAACGACTACCACTCATAAAACATTGCGTGGCCCTCGAGGCGGCATGATTTTGACAAACGATGAAGCATTAGCAAAAAAAATAAATAGTGCGGTATTTCCTGGTATTCAAGGCGGCCCTCTAGAGCATGTGATTGCGGGTAAAGCAGTAGCATTCAAAGAAGCATTAGATCCTGCATTTAAAGAATATAGTGAACAAATCATCGCCAATGCAAAAGCAATGGTCAAAGTTTTCAATCAAGCAATTGGAACCAGAGTCATTTCAGGGGCGACAGATAATCATCTGATGTTGATCGATGTTCGCGAGTTAGGTATAAATGGAAAAGAAGCAGAGAGCATTTTGGACAGTGTGAATATCACTGTAAATAAAAACTCGATTCCTTTTGAAACACTAAGTCCATTCAAAACAAGCGGTATTCGAATCGGCACGCCAGCAATCACTACTCGCGGGTTCAAAGAAGA
- a CDS encoding L-threonylcarbamoyladenylate synthase — protein METKRYDETELQEAAEALKEGELVAFPTETVYGLGANALLPNAVKKVFSVKGRPQDNPLIVHVASFEQVKEYVDNFHPAAEKIVKNFWPGPLTLIFKIKKDTLPSVVTGGLSTAAFRIPDNKKTLEVIELSGVPLVGPSANTSGKPSPTTADHVYHDLQGKITGIIDDGATRIGVESTVLDLSDPTAMPMILRPGAVTKEQIEAVIESPVAIDQHLVKENETPKAPGMKYKHYSPDTRVLMVRDGDWSTAVQWAKNKKIRAGVIASPEIADQVRTDTAAVYMYNDNSVEAAAKGLFAGLRGLDEPTLGLDLIFVQVYPETGLGNAYMNRLKKAAGQNYFEK, from the coding sequence GTGGAAACGAAACGATATGATGAAACAGAATTGCAAGAGGCAGCCGAAGCACTGAAAGAAGGAGAACTTGTTGCTTTTCCTACCGAAACAGTATACGGATTGGGCGCCAACGCTCTTTTACCAAACGCTGTCAAGAAAGTGTTTTCTGTAAAAGGGAGACCGCAAGATAATCCATTAATCGTCCATGTCGCCTCTTTTGAACAAGTAAAAGAGTATGTGGACAACTTTCATCCGGCAGCAGAGAAGATTGTGAAGAACTTCTGGCCTGGACCATTAACTTTGATATTTAAGATCAAAAAAGACACTTTGCCCTCAGTTGTGACGGGAGGATTATCCACAGCTGCATTTCGTATACCGGATAACAAAAAAACACTAGAAGTAATCGAACTTTCCGGTGTTCCGCTTGTCGGTCCAAGTGCAAATACGTCGGGAAAACCAAGTCCAACGACTGCAGATCATGTATATCATGATCTACAAGGAAAAATTACCGGGATTATTGATGATGGAGCTACGCGAATTGGTGTAGAATCCACTGTTCTTGATTTAAGTGATCCAACAGCCATGCCTATGATTTTACGACCAGGTGCAGTAACGAAAGAACAAATCGAAGCAGTCATCGAATCTCCTGTTGCTATTGATCAGCATCTTGTAAAAGAAAATGAAACACCAAAAGCCCCTGGGATGAAATACAAACACTACTCACCCGATACACGTGTTCTGATGGTCAGAGATGGCGATTGGTCAACTGCAGTTCAATGGGCAAAAAATAAGAAGATCCGTGCAGGTGTCATAGCAAGCCCCGAAATTGCGGATCAAGTGCGGACAGATACTGCAGCTGTTTATATGTATAACGACAACTCAGTAGAAGCGGCGGCTAAAGGATTGTTTGCAGGTCTAAGAGGATTAGATGAACCAACACTTGGATTAGATTTGATTTTTGTACAAGTGTATCCAGAAACTGGATTGGGGAATGCTTACATGAATCGCTTGAAAAAAGCAGCAGGACAAAATTATTTTGAAAAATGA